In the genome of Anas platyrhynchos isolate ZD024472 breed Pekin duck chromosome 21, IASCAAS_PekinDuck_T2T, whole genome shotgun sequence, one region contains:
- the CASS4 gene encoding cas scaffolding protein family member 4 isoform X2 has protein sequence MAFSLQNTLAKALYDNKAECSDELAFRKGDILTVLDQNVIGSEGWWKCSLHGRQGLAPANRLQLLPGAQALPLPPSTHGDVPEPPAGQQNIYQVPSVPKPPVASSTYEKMEGWVKPPARACTLPAQGIYQVPALAAQLLNERTQSSTRQHLFTLPRASRASVPNIRSEVYDVPSTQRRESLFTRSPATPPTARKGSVLLGSTECFQEEQQLYNIPSGPEKTGAVNHRDSPVGNLYDVPPKRETDASGKGSQKKCWGHYNTLPNPRKSEWIYDIPVSPEKMGLEHSPSGPSLENQVLYDIPPARYKAPTSTEAKGVNPQLYDIPPTQRKLVFPDAPLYDIPPPRDMLLLPQNGSCEAPPSHLDPKAENQTSEENVYDIPKGLPNTLQSNKEREKHNNSSGNKAYRVPVQISRDTKLEHERSSVPSADSRSSTVSKFSNSSAEFMSSSEEPVKEIKLDLDVAIETLTRLQHGVSSSVASLMIFVSSKWRLQEHLEKNIEEIHRAVDHIKVSLREFLAFARGIKVNASYITDNNLQTRIKKQLEILINSFKILTETREALNNCNWSLEALVLRKPQNSPDDLDRFVMVARTIPDDIKRFVSIIIANGKLLFRKSEKEQEMKQSNVNPEYKMAKQIPVPRRIEIESLQRNAHDKLSQSQVSQQKTKDDDIEDCEYVQLQAQKIISGKEVSKKSTDSKPKVLPSSKKNVIQSKQEPAKKIALPEHCRLCFSALQKAIAVFNNSLSNNQPPEVFISHSKLIIMVGQKIVDSLCQETQERDARNDILHSSSRFCSLLKNLALATKNAAIQYPNADAMKELQNQNDELYKYTQQFRAMME, from the exons ATGGCTTTCTCTCTCCAGAACACCTTGGCAAAGGCGCTTTATGACAACAAAGCGGAGTGCTCAGATGAGCTGGCCTTCCGCAAAGGAGACATCCTGACTGTTCTTGACCAAAATGTCATCGGCAGCGAGGGCTGGTGGAAATGTTCCCTCCATGGCAGGCAGGGCCTGGCTCCTGCCAAccgcctccagctcctgcccggCGCTCAGGCCCTTCCACTGCCTCCTTCCACTCATGGCGATGTCCCAGAGCCACCAGCAGGCCAACAGAACATCTACCAGGTCCCCTCAGTCCCCAAGCCTCCTGTGGCATCCTCTACGTATGAGAAGATGGAGGGGTGGGTGAAACCACCAGCTAGGGCCTGCACTCTGCCTGCCCAAGGGATATACCAGGTACCGGCCTTGGCTGCGCAGCTGCTCAATGAACGGACCCAAAGCTCAACGCGCCAG CACCTGTTCACTCTCCCAAGAGCATCCCGGGCTTCAGTCCCGAACATCAGAAGTGAGGTGTACGACGTTCCCTCCACGCAGCGCCGTGAGTCCCTGTTCACACGG AGCCCTGCCACTCCGCCCACAGCACGAAAGGGCTCTGTGCTGCTCGGATCCACCGAGTGCTTCCAAGAAGAGCAGCAGCTTTACAACATCCCATCCGGCCCAGAAAAGACAGGAGCTGTTAACCACAGAGACTCACCAGTGGGCAAT TTGTATGATGTCCCTCCCAAAAGAGAAACCGATGCTTCAGGGAAGGGATCTCAGAAAAAGTGCTGGGGCCACTACAATACGTTGCCAAACCCTCGAAAGTCAGAATGGATTTACGATATTCCAGTATCACCTGAAAAAATGGGATTAGAACACAGCCCTTCTGGCCCTTCCTTGGAGAACCAGGTGCTATACGATATACCCCCAGCCAGGTACAAGGCGCCAACAAGTACTGAAGCCAAAGGTGTGAATCCACAATTATACGATATTCCACCAACACAACGGAAATTAGTGTTTCCAGATGCCCCTCTTTATGATATTCCACCCCCAAGGGACATGCTCCTTTTGCCACAAAATGGTAGCTGTGAGGCACCCCCAAGTCACCTGGATCCAAAGGCAGAGAACCAGACTTCTGAAGAGAACGTTTATGATATTCCTAAAGGTTTGCCCAACACTTTGCAGTCCAataaagagagggaaaaacacaacaacagtTCTGGAAACAAGGCATACCGTGTTCCAGTCCAGATCTCAAGAGACACCAAACTAGAACATGAGAGATCATCTGTTCCTAGTGCGgacagcagaagcagcactgtCTCTAAGTTCTCAAACTCTTCTGCTGAGTTTATGTCATCATCAGAAGAGCCTGTCAAAGAAATTAAACTGGATCTTGATGTAGCCATAGAGACACTGACTAGACTGCAGCATGGTGTATCCAGCTCAGTTGCTAGCTTAATGATTTTTGTGAGCAGTAAGTGGAGATTACAAGAACACCTGGagaaaaacattgaagaaaTTCATAGGGCAGTTGATCACATAAAAGTATCACTCAGAGAATTCTTGGCCTTTGCTCGAGGCATAAAGGTAAATGCCTCCTACATCACTGATAATAATCTTCAGACCAGAATTAAAAAACAGCTGGAAATTCTTATCAACTCATTCAAAATCTTAACAGAAACAAGAGAAGCTCTAAACAACTGCAACTGGTCACTGGAGGCTTTGGTCCTCAGGAAGCCTCAAAACAGCCCAGATGATCTTGATCGCTTTGTTATGGTAGCTCGCACAATTCCAGATGATATCAAGCGATTTGTATCCATCATCATTGCCAATGGAAAACTTCTCTTCAGAAAGAGTGAGAAGGAGCAAGAAATGAAGCAATCAAATGTGAACCCAGAATATAAAATGGCAAAACAAATCCCAGTGCCAAGAAGAATAGAAATAGAATCGCTTCAAAGAAATGCTCACGACAAGCTGAGCCAAAGTCAGGTCTcccaacagaaaacaaaagacgATGATATTGAGGACTGTGAATATGTTCAACTACAG GCACAGAAAATCATTTCAGGTAAAGAAGTGTCAAAGAAGAGTACAGATTCAAAACCAAAG GTCTTGCCATCTTCAAAAAAGAATGTAATTCAAAGCAAGCAAGAGCCTGCAAAGAAAATAGCTCTTCCAGAACATTGTAGGCTGTGTTTTAGTGCGCTTCAAAAGGCAATTGCTGTATTTAATAATAGTCTGAGCAATAACCAGCCACCTGAAGTCTTTATATCCCACAGCAAATTGATCATCATGGTGGGTCAGAAGATAGTGGATTCTCTCTGCCAGGAAACTCAAGAAAGAGATGCTCGGAATGACAttctccacagcagcagccGGTTTTGCAGCCTCTTGAAGAACCTGGCTCTTGCCACCAAAAACGCTGCAATACAATATCCAAATGCAGACGCAATGAAGGAACTTCAGAATCAAAATGATGAGCTGTATAAATATACACAGCAGTTTAGAGCAATGATGGAATGA
- the CASS4 gene encoding cas scaffolding protein family member 4 isoform X1, with amino-acid sequence MTTMDKNISSNRTAKNTLAKALYDNKAECSDELAFRKGDILTVLDQNVIGSEGWWKCSLHGRQGLAPANRLQLLPGAQALPLPPSTHGDVPEPPAGQQNIYQVPSVPKPPVASSTYEKMEGWVKPPARACTLPAQGIYQVPALAAQLLNERTQSSTRQHLFTLPRASRASVPNIRSEVYDVPSTQRRESLFTRSPATPPTARKGSVLLGSTECFQEEQQLYNIPSGPEKTGAVNHRDSPVGNLYDVPPKRETDASGKGSQKKCWGHYNTLPNPRKSEWIYDIPVSPEKMGLEHSPSGPSLENQVLYDIPPARYKAPTSTEAKGVNPQLYDIPPTQRKLVFPDAPLYDIPPPRDMLLLPQNGSCEAPPSHLDPKAENQTSEENVYDIPKGLPNTLQSNKEREKHNNSSGNKAYRVPVQISRDTKLEHERSSVPSADSRSSTVSKFSNSSAEFMSSSEEPVKEIKLDLDVAIETLTRLQHGVSSSVASLMIFVSSKWRLQEHLEKNIEEIHRAVDHIKVSLREFLAFARGIKVNASYITDNNLQTRIKKQLEILINSFKILTETREALNNCNWSLEALVLRKPQNSPDDLDRFVMVARTIPDDIKRFVSIIIANGKLLFRKSEKEQEMKQSNVNPEYKMAKQIPVPRRIEIESLQRNAHDKLSQSQVSQQKTKDDDIEDCEYVQLQAQKIISGKEVSKKSTDSKPKVLPSSKKNVIQSKQEPAKKIALPEHCRLCFSALQKAIAVFNNSLSNNQPPEVFISHSKLIIMVGQKIVDSLCQETQERDARNDILHSSSRFCSLLKNLALATKNAAIQYPNADAMKELQNQNDELYKYTQQFRAMME; translated from the exons AACACCTTGGCAAAGGCGCTTTATGACAACAAAGCGGAGTGCTCAGATGAGCTGGCCTTCCGCAAAGGAGACATCCTGACTGTTCTTGACCAAAATGTCATCGGCAGCGAGGGCTGGTGGAAATGTTCCCTCCATGGCAGGCAGGGCCTGGCTCCTGCCAAccgcctccagctcctgcccggCGCTCAGGCCCTTCCACTGCCTCCTTCCACTCATGGCGATGTCCCAGAGCCACCAGCAGGCCAACAGAACATCTACCAGGTCCCCTCAGTCCCCAAGCCTCCTGTGGCATCCTCTACGTATGAGAAGATGGAGGGGTGGGTGAAACCACCAGCTAGGGCCTGCACTCTGCCTGCCCAAGGGATATACCAGGTACCGGCCTTGGCTGCGCAGCTGCTCAATGAACGGACCCAAAGCTCAACGCGCCAG CACCTGTTCACTCTCCCAAGAGCATCCCGGGCTTCAGTCCCGAACATCAGAAGTGAGGTGTACGACGTTCCCTCCACGCAGCGCCGTGAGTCCCTGTTCACACGG AGCCCTGCCACTCCGCCCACAGCACGAAAGGGCTCTGTGCTGCTCGGATCCACCGAGTGCTTCCAAGAAGAGCAGCAGCTTTACAACATCCCATCCGGCCCAGAAAAGACAGGAGCTGTTAACCACAGAGACTCACCAGTGGGCAAT TTGTATGATGTCCCTCCCAAAAGAGAAACCGATGCTTCAGGGAAGGGATCTCAGAAAAAGTGCTGGGGCCACTACAATACGTTGCCAAACCCTCGAAAGTCAGAATGGATTTACGATATTCCAGTATCACCTGAAAAAATGGGATTAGAACACAGCCCTTCTGGCCCTTCCTTGGAGAACCAGGTGCTATACGATATACCCCCAGCCAGGTACAAGGCGCCAACAAGTACTGAAGCCAAAGGTGTGAATCCACAATTATACGATATTCCACCAACACAACGGAAATTAGTGTTTCCAGATGCCCCTCTTTATGATATTCCACCCCCAAGGGACATGCTCCTTTTGCCACAAAATGGTAGCTGTGAGGCACCCCCAAGTCACCTGGATCCAAAGGCAGAGAACCAGACTTCTGAAGAGAACGTTTATGATATTCCTAAAGGTTTGCCCAACACTTTGCAGTCCAataaagagagggaaaaacacaacaacagtTCTGGAAACAAGGCATACCGTGTTCCAGTCCAGATCTCAAGAGACACCAAACTAGAACATGAGAGATCATCTGTTCCTAGTGCGgacagcagaagcagcactgtCTCTAAGTTCTCAAACTCTTCTGCTGAGTTTATGTCATCATCAGAAGAGCCTGTCAAAGAAATTAAACTGGATCTTGATGTAGCCATAGAGACACTGACTAGACTGCAGCATGGTGTATCCAGCTCAGTTGCTAGCTTAATGATTTTTGTGAGCAGTAAGTGGAGATTACAAGAACACCTGGagaaaaacattgaagaaaTTCATAGGGCAGTTGATCACATAAAAGTATCACTCAGAGAATTCTTGGCCTTTGCTCGAGGCATAAAGGTAAATGCCTCCTACATCACTGATAATAATCTTCAGACCAGAATTAAAAAACAGCTGGAAATTCTTATCAACTCATTCAAAATCTTAACAGAAACAAGAGAAGCTCTAAACAACTGCAACTGGTCACTGGAGGCTTTGGTCCTCAGGAAGCCTCAAAACAGCCCAGATGATCTTGATCGCTTTGTTATGGTAGCTCGCACAATTCCAGATGATATCAAGCGATTTGTATCCATCATCATTGCCAATGGAAAACTTCTCTTCAGAAAGAGTGAGAAGGAGCAAGAAATGAAGCAATCAAATGTGAACCCAGAATATAAAATGGCAAAACAAATCCCAGTGCCAAGAAGAATAGAAATAGAATCGCTTCAAAGAAATGCTCACGACAAGCTGAGCCAAAGTCAGGTCTcccaacagaaaacaaaagacgATGATATTGAGGACTGTGAATATGTTCAACTACAG GCACAGAAAATCATTTCAGGTAAAGAAGTGTCAAAGAAGAGTACAGATTCAAAACCAAAG GTCTTGCCATCTTCAAAAAAGAATGTAATTCAAAGCAAGCAAGAGCCTGCAAAGAAAATAGCTCTTCCAGAACATTGTAGGCTGTGTTTTAGTGCGCTTCAAAAGGCAATTGCTGTATTTAATAATAGTCTGAGCAATAACCAGCCACCTGAAGTCTTTATATCCCACAGCAAATTGATCATCATGGTGGGTCAGAAGATAGTGGATTCTCTCTGCCAGGAAACTCAAGAAAGAGATGCTCGGAATGACAttctccacagcagcagccGGTTTTGCAGCCTCTTGAAGAACCTGGCTCTTGCCACCAAAAACGCTGCAATACAATATCCAAATGCAGACGCAATGAAGGAACTTCAGAATCAAAATGATGAGCTGTATAAATATACACAGCAGTTTAGAGCAATGATGGAATGA
- the CASS4 gene encoding cas scaffolding protein family member 4 isoform X4 has product MTTMDKNISSNRTAKNTLAKALYDNKAECSDELAFRKGDILTVLDQNVIGSEGWWKCSLHGRQGLAPANRLQLLPGAQALPLPPSTHGDVPEPPAGQQNIYQVPSVPKPPVASSTYEKMEGWVKPPARACTLPAQGIYQVPALAAQLLNERTQSSTRQHLFTLPRASRASVPNIRSEVYDVPSTQRRESLFTRSPATPPTARKGSVLLGSTECFQEEQQLYNIPSGPEKTGAVNHRDSPVGNLYDVPPKRETDASGKGSQKKCWGHYNTLPNPRKSEWIYDIPVSPEKMGLEHSPSGPSLENQVLYDIPPARYKAPTSTEAKGVNPQLYDIPPTQRKLVFPDAPLYDIPPPRDMLLLPQNGSCEAPPSHLDPKAENQTSEENVYDIPKGLPNTLQSNKEREKHNNSSGNKAYRVPVQISRDTKLEHERSSVPSADSRSSTVSKFSNSSAEFMSSSEEPVKEIKLDLDVAIETLTRLQHGVSSSVASLMIFVSSKWRLQEHLEKNIEEIHRAVDHIKVSLREFLAFARGIKVNASYITDNNLQTRIKKQLEILINSFKILTETREALNNCNWSLEALVLRKPQNSPDDLDRFVMVARTIPDDIKRFVSIIIANGKLLFRKSEKEQEMKQSNVNPEYKMAKQIPVPRRIEIESLQRNAHDKLSQSQVSQQKTKDDDIEDCEYVQLQVLPSSKKNVIQSKQEPAKKIALPEHCRLCFSALQKAIAVFNNSLSNNQPPEVFISHSKLIIMVGQKIVDSLCQETQERDARNDILHSSSRFCSLLKNLALATKNAAIQYPNADAMKELQNQNDELYKYTQQFRAMME; this is encoded by the exons AACACCTTGGCAAAGGCGCTTTATGACAACAAAGCGGAGTGCTCAGATGAGCTGGCCTTCCGCAAAGGAGACATCCTGACTGTTCTTGACCAAAATGTCATCGGCAGCGAGGGCTGGTGGAAATGTTCCCTCCATGGCAGGCAGGGCCTGGCTCCTGCCAAccgcctccagctcctgcccggCGCTCAGGCCCTTCCACTGCCTCCTTCCACTCATGGCGATGTCCCAGAGCCACCAGCAGGCCAACAGAACATCTACCAGGTCCCCTCAGTCCCCAAGCCTCCTGTGGCATCCTCTACGTATGAGAAGATGGAGGGGTGGGTGAAACCACCAGCTAGGGCCTGCACTCTGCCTGCCCAAGGGATATACCAGGTACCGGCCTTGGCTGCGCAGCTGCTCAATGAACGGACCCAAAGCTCAACGCGCCAG CACCTGTTCACTCTCCCAAGAGCATCCCGGGCTTCAGTCCCGAACATCAGAAGTGAGGTGTACGACGTTCCCTCCACGCAGCGCCGTGAGTCCCTGTTCACACGG AGCCCTGCCACTCCGCCCACAGCACGAAAGGGCTCTGTGCTGCTCGGATCCACCGAGTGCTTCCAAGAAGAGCAGCAGCTTTACAACATCCCATCCGGCCCAGAAAAGACAGGAGCTGTTAACCACAGAGACTCACCAGTGGGCAAT TTGTATGATGTCCCTCCCAAAAGAGAAACCGATGCTTCAGGGAAGGGATCTCAGAAAAAGTGCTGGGGCCACTACAATACGTTGCCAAACCCTCGAAAGTCAGAATGGATTTACGATATTCCAGTATCACCTGAAAAAATGGGATTAGAACACAGCCCTTCTGGCCCTTCCTTGGAGAACCAGGTGCTATACGATATACCCCCAGCCAGGTACAAGGCGCCAACAAGTACTGAAGCCAAAGGTGTGAATCCACAATTATACGATATTCCACCAACACAACGGAAATTAGTGTTTCCAGATGCCCCTCTTTATGATATTCCACCCCCAAGGGACATGCTCCTTTTGCCACAAAATGGTAGCTGTGAGGCACCCCCAAGTCACCTGGATCCAAAGGCAGAGAACCAGACTTCTGAAGAGAACGTTTATGATATTCCTAAAGGTTTGCCCAACACTTTGCAGTCCAataaagagagggaaaaacacaacaacagtTCTGGAAACAAGGCATACCGTGTTCCAGTCCAGATCTCAAGAGACACCAAACTAGAACATGAGAGATCATCTGTTCCTAGTGCGgacagcagaagcagcactgtCTCTAAGTTCTCAAACTCTTCTGCTGAGTTTATGTCATCATCAGAAGAGCCTGTCAAAGAAATTAAACTGGATCTTGATGTAGCCATAGAGACACTGACTAGACTGCAGCATGGTGTATCCAGCTCAGTTGCTAGCTTAATGATTTTTGTGAGCAGTAAGTGGAGATTACAAGAACACCTGGagaaaaacattgaagaaaTTCATAGGGCAGTTGATCACATAAAAGTATCACTCAGAGAATTCTTGGCCTTTGCTCGAGGCATAAAGGTAAATGCCTCCTACATCACTGATAATAATCTTCAGACCAGAATTAAAAAACAGCTGGAAATTCTTATCAACTCATTCAAAATCTTAACAGAAACAAGAGAAGCTCTAAACAACTGCAACTGGTCACTGGAGGCTTTGGTCCTCAGGAAGCCTCAAAACAGCCCAGATGATCTTGATCGCTTTGTTATGGTAGCTCGCACAATTCCAGATGATATCAAGCGATTTGTATCCATCATCATTGCCAATGGAAAACTTCTCTTCAGAAAGAGTGAGAAGGAGCAAGAAATGAAGCAATCAAATGTGAACCCAGAATATAAAATGGCAAAACAAATCCCAGTGCCAAGAAGAATAGAAATAGAATCGCTTCAAAGAAATGCTCACGACAAGCTGAGCCAAAGTCAGGTCTcccaacagaaaacaaaagacgATGATATTGAGGACTGTGAATATGTTCAACTACAG GTCTTGCCATCTTCAAAAAAGAATGTAATTCAAAGCAAGCAAGAGCCTGCAAAGAAAATAGCTCTTCCAGAACATTGTAGGCTGTGTTTTAGTGCGCTTCAAAAGGCAATTGCTGTATTTAATAATAGTCTGAGCAATAACCAGCCACCTGAAGTCTTTATATCCCACAGCAAATTGATCATCATGGTGGGTCAGAAGATAGTGGATTCTCTCTGCCAGGAAACTCAAGAAAGAGATGCTCGGAATGACAttctccacagcagcagccGGTTTTGCAGCCTCTTGAAGAACCTGGCTCTTGCCACCAAAAACGCTGCAATACAATATCCAAATGCAGACGCAATGAAGGAACTTCAGAATCAAAATGATGAGCTGTATAAATATACACAGCAGTTTAGAGCAATGATGGAATGA
- the CASS4 gene encoding cas scaffolding protein family member 4 isoform X3, producing MKVNNTLAKALYDNKAECSDELAFRKGDILTVLDQNVIGSEGWWKCSLHGRQGLAPANRLQLLPGAQALPLPPSTHGDVPEPPAGQQNIYQVPSVPKPPVASSTYEKMEGWVKPPARACTLPAQGIYQVPALAAQLLNERTQSSTRQHLFTLPRASRASVPNIRSEVYDVPSTQRRESLFTRSPATPPTARKGSVLLGSTECFQEEQQLYNIPSGPEKTGAVNHRDSPVGNLYDVPPKRETDASGKGSQKKCWGHYNTLPNPRKSEWIYDIPVSPEKMGLEHSPSGPSLENQVLYDIPPARYKAPTSTEAKGVNPQLYDIPPTQRKLVFPDAPLYDIPPPRDMLLLPQNGSCEAPPSHLDPKAENQTSEENVYDIPKGLPNTLQSNKEREKHNNSSGNKAYRVPVQISRDTKLEHERSSVPSADSRSSTVSKFSNSSAEFMSSSEEPVKEIKLDLDVAIETLTRLQHGVSSSVASLMIFVSSKWRLQEHLEKNIEEIHRAVDHIKVSLREFLAFARGIKVNASYITDNNLQTRIKKQLEILINSFKILTETREALNNCNWSLEALVLRKPQNSPDDLDRFVMVARTIPDDIKRFVSIIIANGKLLFRKSEKEQEMKQSNVNPEYKMAKQIPVPRRIEIESLQRNAHDKLSQSQVSQQKTKDDDIEDCEYVQLQAQKIISGKEVSKKSTDSKPKVLPSSKKNVIQSKQEPAKKIALPEHCRLCFSALQKAIAVFNNSLSNNQPPEVFISHSKLIIMVGQKIVDSLCQETQERDARNDILHSSSRFCSLLKNLALATKNAAIQYPNADAMKELQNQNDELYKYTQQFRAMME from the exons AACACCTTGGCAAAGGCGCTTTATGACAACAAAGCGGAGTGCTCAGATGAGCTGGCCTTCCGCAAAGGAGACATCCTGACTGTTCTTGACCAAAATGTCATCGGCAGCGAGGGCTGGTGGAAATGTTCCCTCCATGGCAGGCAGGGCCTGGCTCCTGCCAAccgcctccagctcctgcccggCGCTCAGGCCCTTCCACTGCCTCCTTCCACTCATGGCGATGTCCCAGAGCCACCAGCAGGCCAACAGAACATCTACCAGGTCCCCTCAGTCCCCAAGCCTCCTGTGGCATCCTCTACGTATGAGAAGATGGAGGGGTGGGTGAAACCACCAGCTAGGGCCTGCACTCTGCCTGCCCAAGGGATATACCAGGTACCGGCCTTGGCTGCGCAGCTGCTCAATGAACGGACCCAAAGCTCAACGCGCCAG CACCTGTTCACTCTCCCAAGAGCATCCCGGGCTTCAGTCCCGAACATCAGAAGTGAGGTGTACGACGTTCCCTCCACGCAGCGCCGTGAGTCCCTGTTCACACGG AGCCCTGCCACTCCGCCCACAGCACGAAAGGGCTCTGTGCTGCTCGGATCCACCGAGTGCTTCCAAGAAGAGCAGCAGCTTTACAACATCCCATCCGGCCCAGAAAAGACAGGAGCTGTTAACCACAGAGACTCACCAGTGGGCAAT TTGTATGATGTCCCTCCCAAAAGAGAAACCGATGCTTCAGGGAAGGGATCTCAGAAAAAGTGCTGGGGCCACTACAATACGTTGCCAAACCCTCGAAAGTCAGAATGGATTTACGATATTCCAGTATCACCTGAAAAAATGGGATTAGAACACAGCCCTTCTGGCCCTTCCTTGGAGAACCAGGTGCTATACGATATACCCCCAGCCAGGTACAAGGCGCCAACAAGTACTGAAGCCAAAGGTGTGAATCCACAATTATACGATATTCCACCAACACAACGGAAATTAGTGTTTCCAGATGCCCCTCTTTATGATATTCCACCCCCAAGGGACATGCTCCTTTTGCCACAAAATGGTAGCTGTGAGGCACCCCCAAGTCACCTGGATCCAAAGGCAGAGAACCAGACTTCTGAAGAGAACGTTTATGATATTCCTAAAGGTTTGCCCAACACTTTGCAGTCCAataaagagagggaaaaacacaacaacagtTCTGGAAACAAGGCATACCGTGTTCCAGTCCAGATCTCAAGAGACACCAAACTAGAACATGAGAGATCATCTGTTCCTAGTGCGgacagcagaagcagcactgtCTCTAAGTTCTCAAACTCTTCTGCTGAGTTTATGTCATCATCAGAAGAGCCTGTCAAAGAAATTAAACTGGATCTTGATGTAGCCATAGAGACACTGACTAGACTGCAGCATGGTGTATCCAGCTCAGTTGCTAGCTTAATGATTTTTGTGAGCAGTAAGTGGAGATTACAAGAACACCTGGagaaaaacattgaagaaaTTCATAGGGCAGTTGATCACATAAAAGTATCACTCAGAGAATTCTTGGCCTTTGCTCGAGGCATAAAGGTAAATGCCTCCTACATCACTGATAATAATCTTCAGACCAGAATTAAAAAACAGCTGGAAATTCTTATCAACTCATTCAAAATCTTAACAGAAACAAGAGAAGCTCTAAACAACTGCAACTGGTCACTGGAGGCTTTGGTCCTCAGGAAGCCTCAAAACAGCCCAGATGATCTTGATCGCTTTGTTATGGTAGCTCGCACAATTCCAGATGATATCAAGCGATTTGTATCCATCATCATTGCCAATGGAAAACTTCTCTTCAGAAAGAGTGAGAAGGAGCAAGAAATGAAGCAATCAAATGTGAACCCAGAATATAAAATGGCAAAACAAATCCCAGTGCCAAGAAGAATAGAAATAGAATCGCTTCAAAGAAATGCTCACGACAAGCTGAGCCAAAGTCAGGTCTcccaacagaaaacaaaagacgATGATATTGAGGACTGTGAATATGTTCAACTACAG GCACAGAAAATCATTTCAGGTAAAGAAGTGTCAAAGAAGAGTACAGATTCAAAACCAAAG GTCTTGCCATCTTCAAAAAAGAATGTAATTCAAAGCAAGCAAGAGCCTGCAAAGAAAATAGCTCTTCCAGAACATTGTAGGCTGTGTTTTAGTGCGCTTCAAAAGGCAATTGCTGTATTTAATAATAGTCTGAGCAATAACCAGCCACCTGAAGTCTTTATATCCCACAGCAAATTGATCATCATGGTGGGTCAGAAGATAGTGGATTCTCTCTGCCAGGAAACTCAAGAAAGAGATGCTCGGAATGACAttctccacagcagcagccGGTTTTGCAGCCTCTTGAAGAACCTGGCTCTTGCCACCAAAAACGCTGCAATACAATATCCAAATGCAGACGCAATGAAGGAACTTCAGAATCAAAATGATGAGCTGTATAAATATACACAGCAGTTTAGAGCAATGATGGAATGA